In Aegilops tauschii subsp. strangulata cultivar AL8/78 chromosome 3, Aet v6.0, whole genome shotgun sequence, one genomic interval encodes:
- the LOC109737040 gene encoding uncharacterized protein: MWGNSSNPVEKFTPKKTCREIPFLLRNPPDPKIMDGDRPTPAAAAASVRLVLGDDDLFREILLRLGFPNCLVRASLVSKRWLFHVSDPAFLCLFRERNPPRLLGFCVSNRSPQCPWYEFVQLPQSPELAALVRRGASSCNDAFRRSCQCQGIQHVRNGRLIAWFSNDGRLKHSILAPLLAGESEVVLPPTPPISPPHREEPALGVFSRIILPEDGSRGFITLVYLWQVRRNVRAEVYVLRSGGWGFPATAMTEVPNAAAFLTKMLPPVRGKVFMVTSFGCILGLDLAAARFLKLELPAQIGRNYMLSSAEGSGIYLVNADGFQLSVWLHRMMSNSDGAGGWLLVDSFCVREAYSSAGHNWVWIPQDGDFLGVAAVGDNAEFVFLDYVRYGVVLYVHLRSRVVEKVYEQAPYHHGFFRLGLSHIHVSPFMMIWPPVFPTLKRDTIKSNDPAVL; the protein is encoded by the coding sequence ATGTGGGGCAATTCATCCAATCCCGTAGAGAAATTCACCCCTAAAAAAACTTGCAGAGAAATCCCCTTTCTTCTGAGAAATCCCCCAGATCCAAAAATCATGGACGGCGACAGGCCGACTCCGGCGGCCGCGGCCGCGTCGGTGAGGTTGGTGCTCGGCGACGACGACCTCTTCCGCGAGATCCTCCTCCGCCTCGGCTTCCCCAACTGCCTCGTCCGCGCCTCCCTCGTCTCCAAGCGGTGGCTCTTCCACGTCTCCGACCCGGCCTTCCTCTGCCTCTTCCGCGAGCGCAACCCGCCCCGCCTCCTCGGCTTCTGCGTCAGCAACCGCAGTCCCCAGTGCCCCTGGTATGAGTTCGTGCAGCTCCCGCAGTCCCCGGAGCTCGCCGCCCTCGTACGCCGCGGGGCCTCCTCCTGCAACGACGCCTTCCGCCGCAGCTGCCAATGCCAGGGTATCCAACACGTCCGGAACGGCCGCCTCATCGCCTGGTTCTCCAACGACGGAAGGCTCAAGCACTCCATCCTCGCGCCGCTGCTCGCCGGGGAGTCCGAAGTGGTCCTCCCGCCGACCCCGCCGATCTCACCGCCCCACCGGGAGGAGCCCGCTCTAGGGGTGTTCAGTAGGATTATCCTACCCGAGGATGGGAGCCGCGGCTTCATCACCTTGGTATATCTGTGGCAGGTCCGGCGGAATGTCCGTGCGGAAGTGTACGTGCTGAGATCCGGCGGTTGGGGCTTCCCTGCCACCGCAATGACAGAGGTCCCGAATGCTGCAGCCTTCCTTACAAAAATGCTACCACCCGTCCGTGGCAAGGTTTTCATGGTGACCAGCTTTGGGTGCATCCTGGGTCTAGATTTGGCCGCGGCAAGGTTCCTCAAGCTCGAGCTCCCAGCTCAAATAGGGCGCAATTACATGCTCTCATCTGCCGAGGGTTCCGGGATATATCTTGTCAATGCAGATGGGTTTCAGCTCAGTGTGTGGCTCCATCGGATGATGAGCAACAGCGATGGTGCGGGCGGCTGGCTGCTGGTGGACTCATTTTGTGTCCGCGAGGCATACAGTTCTGCTGGTCACAATTGGGTTTGGATTCCACAAGATGGCGATTTTCTTGGTGTTGCTGCAGTTGGGGACAATGCCGAGTTTGTATTCTTGGATTATGTGAGATATGGTGTTGTCCTTTATGTTCATCTGAGGAGCAGGGTGGTTGAGAAGGTGTATGAGCAGGCACCGTATCATCATGGATTTTTTCGGCTGGGTTTGAGCCACATACATGTCTCTCCCTTTATGATGATCTGGCCGCCTGTTTTCCCTACACTGAAAAGGGACACAATCAAGAGCAATGATCCGGCTGTGCTTTGA
- the LOC109737039 gene encoding F-box only protein 8-like, with protein sequence MAKAARARATPSLSGLLEEIVIWEILVRLPPKALLRCRAVCRSWRSVTSTRGFLLAHHALQPALPLLDNGEYIDLINNSIDICCLNNRPGLAAPDQLQSVALLNLGGNFAYSHPVASCDGILIFCIDDNDFFICNPATRQYAPLLLPTDRRWTLLGMYPHTPTEEYRLLLYSYKPNPDNDDELAPGGQVSCHVFSLGSDQPPRRIGWPDVIMPECEHHVLFRGNLHWFPSHEDIEGKMIVLFDTTSESFREMRVPVADYAHLFEVDEIRGQTNNYDGPLDLDLVVVPGDGELLVLVKFAEWLLRVGMDGKLVATFHRKEVDPTYFQLKQSLVPHNFFPTLEGYVVNALPFI encoded by the exons ATGGCCAAGGCCGCAAGGGCACGAGCGACGCCTTCCCTCAGTGGTCTCCTGGAGGAGATCGTCATCTGGGAGATCCTCGTCCGCTTGCCCCCCAAAGCCCTCCTTCGCTGCCGCGCCGTCTGCCGCTCCTGGCGCAGCGTCACCTCCACCCGTGGCTTTCTCCTCGCCCACCACGCCCTCCAGCCTGCCCTCCCCCTCCTTGACAACGGCGAATATATAGACCTCATCAACAACTCCATAGACATCTGCTGCTTGAACAATCGGCCAGGTCTTGCCGCCCCTGACCAGCTTCAGTCCGTCGCCTTATTGAATCTGGGCGGCAACTTCGCCTACTCTCATCCGGTTGCCTCATGTGATGGCATTCTCATTTTCTGCATCGACGACAACGACTTCTTCATCTGCAATCCGGCAACTCGTCAGTATGCTCCCCTCCTGCTGCCTACGGATCGTAGGTGGACGCTCCTGGGAATGTACCCTCACACCCCTACCGAGGAGTACAGACTACTGCTCTACTCGTACAAGCCTAACCCAGACAATGACGATGAGCTAGCACCCGGTGGTCAAGTTTCGTGCCATGTCTTTTCATTGGGCTCTGACCAGCCACCGAGGCGCATCGGGTGGCCAGATGTGATTATGCCGGAATGTGAACATCATGTACTATTCCGTGGTAACTTGCATTGGTTCCCGTCACATGAAGACATTGAAGGCAAGATGATAGTGTTGTTCGACACCACATCCGAGTCGTTCCGAGAGATGCGTGTTCCCGTTGCCGACTACGCTCACCTGTTTGAGGTAGACG AGATCAGGGGGCAAACCAATAATTATGACGGTCCATTGGATTTGGATCTGGTGGTCGTGCCTGGGGATGGTGAGTTGCTCGTGCTGGTCAAATTTGCCGAGTGGCTACTTCGGGTTGGTATGGATGGCAAGCTGGTCGCCACGTTCCATCGCAAAGAAGTTGATCCTACTTATTTTCAGCTGAAGCAAAGTCTTGTTCCACATAACTTCTTTCCAACACTAGAGGGTTATGTTGTGAATGCTCTGCCTTTCATCTGA